A single Callithrix jacchus isolate 240 chromosome 4, calJac240_pri, whole genome shotgun sequence DNA region contains:
- the LOC100392038 gene encoding transmembrane protein 217B has product MNAWMVSLVVGILSVLNTIQFFIFDLNRTTRIGSVFSIYMDKFSIYMDSELKLVTWILFHRAKISTALSLTTIVVSCFLLYCIYNNIFPGLLIYAMWIITYELINFSIVLLLNSIIRDQFKQLSHLYLIFQISHTVLHFFCLPFIFKHAYSLYKEPPPVNKIAHHRPPSTSAVNLRLPVPRRMLHRK; this is encoded by the coding sequence ATGAATGCCTGGATGGTTTCCCTCGTGGTGGGCATACTCTCTGTCCTCAACACCATCCAGTTCTTCATCTTTGACCTGAATCGGACTACACGCATTGGCTCTGTGTTCAGCATCTACATGGACAAATTCAGCATCTACATGGACTCAGAGTTGAAGCTAGTCACTTGGATCCTGTTCCACAGGGCTAAGATCAGCACTGCCCTCTCCCTCACCACCATCGTCGTCAGCTGCTTCCTCCTTTACTGTATCTATAATAATATCTTCCCGGGGCTGCTGATCTATGCCATGTGGATCATCACTTATGAGCTCATCAACTTCTCCATAGTCCTGCTCCTCAACAGTATCATCAGAGATCAGTTCAAGCAGCTGAGTCACTTGTACTTGATCTTCCAAATCTCACACACGGTCCTGCACTTTTTCTGTCTGCCCTTCATCTTCAAGCACGCGTACAGCCTTTACAAGGAGCCCCCACCTGTGAACAAGATAGCCCACCACAGGCCCCCCTCCACCAGTGCAGTGAACTTAAGACTACCTGTCCCTCGGAGAATGTTGCACCGGAAGTGA